A stretch of Portunus trituberculatus isolate SZX2019 chromosome 48, ASM1759143v1, whole genome shotgun sequence DNA encodes these proteins:
- the LOC123498559 gene encoding nucleoporin p54-like isoform X2 codes for MATPNFSFGGASTTGTAQTGPAFGTSSAGGGGVTSGFSFGPTSTAQPSTGFGFGTNTSVASQPRFNFVNTATTSAATPAFGATPFSTNPAPASSGTGFGLFSNFGGGPPKPHLFGLGNVGGGMTNTGQAASCFPFGTTTTQAPKPFPFGTATNPLAPFGKSTTLGTQGTDAIQQQQLQAQQQGMAGQPDPSLALHLAICTPSYFNNENDEVLRKWNQLQAFWGAGKGYYAPNMPPVEFTPENPYCRFKVVCYARIPSYHNEDGIVQIVIGKSLAEVEPYKQNFVSTLSGIFGNAEVVISEMFAAELPDRTNIRLYVQQTLGNGEKERATATDVARHMSQPAHTQTLKNLFVQEVLPLVNLTEAQLKEYLDTPQRGIDPALWEQGKRENPDPQKFFPVVKVGFQELQKQFNLQEDHAKKLQASMNNIMDEITQLRHKQTMMKAAIQDAKWKQANLTRRVLKLVSAQEVERKRGVPLDQMEEQIRMRLEDLYMQLMQPTQYRGCLNELMAQMCVKPASSQGGPRYGLVGDMEREVSQYMAWQHDALQAVVGVLKEDLTVVDGMMEEIQRKP; via the exons CATTTGGAACCTcaagtgctggaggaggaggagtgacgagTG GCTTTTCCTTTGGACCCACAAGCACTGCCCAGCCTTCTACAG GCTTTGGGTTTGGAACTAACACGAGTGTTGCTTCTCAGCCTA GGTTCAATTTTGTAAATACTGCAACAACTTCAGCAGCTACAC ctGCTTTTGGTGCAACTCCCTTTTCAACCAACCCGGCTCCTGCCAGTTCAGGAACAG GGTTTGGCTTATTCTCTAACTTTGGTGGAGGTCCacccaagccacatctctttggCCTTGGGAATGTAGGCGGAGGAATGACTAACACAGGGCAAGCAGCCTCGT GTTTCCCATTTGGCACCACCACAACTCAAGCACCAAAGCCATTTCCGTTTGGAACTGCAACCAATCCCCTTGCACCGTTTGG GAAATCAACAACATTAGGAACTCAAGGAACAG ATGCtatacaacagcagcagcttcAAGCTCAACAACAGGGCATGGCAGGCCAGCCTGACCCTTCCCTAGCATTGCACCTGGCCATTTGTACACCTTCTTACTTCAATAATGAGAATGATGAGGTTTTACGAAAATGGAACCAGCTGCAAGCTTTTTGGGGAGCTGGAAAAG gcTATTATGCTCCAAATATGCCACCAGTTGAGTTTACTCCAGAAAACCCGTACTGTAGGTTCAAGGTGGTCTGCTATGCCAGGATCCCCTCCTATCACAATGAAGATGGCATTGTACAGATTGTCATTGGGAAGTCTTTGGCTGAGGTGGA ACCCTACAAACAAAACTTTGTGTCCACTTTGAGTGGAATATTTGGTAATGCTGAGGTGGTAATCAGTGAGATGTTTGCAGCTGAACTTCCGGATAGAACCAACATACGGTTATATGTCCAACAAACTCTCGGAAATG gggagaaggagagggcaaCAGCTACAGATGTGGCTCGGCATATGTCTCAACCAGCACACACTCAGACATTAAAG AACCTATTTGTCCAAGAAGTTCTTCCCTTAGTGAATCTGACAGAGGCTCAATTGAAGGAATATTTAGATACTCCTCAAAGAG GTATTGATCCAGCGCTGTGGGAACAGGGAAAGCGTGAAAATCCTGATCCTCAGAAGTTCTTCCCAGTGGTAAAAGTTGGCTTTCAGGAGTTGCAGAAGCAATTTAA CCTTCAAGAAGACCATGCCAAGAAACTGCAAGCCAGTATGAACAATATCATGGATGAAATCACACAGCTGAGACACAAACAGACCATGATGAAAGCTGCCATACAGGATGCCAAATGGAAACAAGCTAATCTAACACGTAGAGTGCTCAAG CTTGTGTCAGCACAAGAagttgagaggaagagaggggttCCCCTTGACCAGATGGAAGAACAAATCCGCATGAGGTTGGAGGACTTGTACATGCAGTTGATGCAGCCTACACAGTATAGA GGGTGCCTGAATGAGTTGATGGCTCAGATGTGTGTCAAGCCTGCAAGCTCCCAGGGTGGACCTCGCTATGGCCTGGTGGGGGACATGGAACGAGAGGTGTCCCAATACATGGCCTGGCAACATGATGCTCTCCAGGCGGTGGTAGGAGTGCTGAAGGAGGACCTGACAGtagttgatggcatgatggaggAAATACAGCGTAAACCTTAA
- the LOC123498559 gene encoding nucleoporin p54-like isoform X1, producing MATPNFSFGGASTTGTAQTGPAFGTSSAGGGGVTSGFSFGPTSTAQPSTGFGFGTNTSVASQPSFSFGSNTSTQSTGFNFVNTATTSAATPAFGATPFSTNPAPASSGTGFGLFSNFGGGPPKPHLFGLGNVGGGMTNTGQAASCFPFGTTTTQAPKPFPFGTATNPLAPFGKSTTLGTQGTDAIQQQQLQAQQQGMAGQPDPSLALHLAICTPSYFNNENDEVLRKWNQLQAFWGAGKGYYAPNMPPVEFTPENPYCRFKVVCYARIPSYHNEDGIVQIVIGKSLAEVEPYKQNFVSTLSGIFGNAEVVISEMFAAELPDRTNIRLYVQQTLGNGEKERATATDVARHMSQPAHTQTLKNLFVQEVLPLVNLTEAQLKEYLDTPQRGIDPALWEQGKRENPDPQKFFPVVKVGFQELQKQFNLQEDHAKKLQASMNNIMDEITQLRHKQTMMKAAIQDAKWKQANLTRRVLKLVSAQEVERKRGVPLDQMEEQIRMRLEDLYMQLMQPTQYRGCLNELMAQMCVKPASSQGGPRYGLVGDMEREVSQYMAWQHDALQAVVGVLKEDLTVVDGMMEEIQRKP from the exons CATTTGGAACCTcaagtgctggaggaggaggagtgacgagTG GCTTTTCCTTTGGACCCACAAGCACTGCCCAGCCTTCTACAG GCTTTGGGTTTGGAACTAACACGAGTGTTGCTTCTCAGCCTA GTTTTAGCTTTGGGAGCAACACTTCCACCCAGTCTACAG GGTTCAATTTTGTAAATACTGCAACAACTTCAGCAGCTACAC ctGCTTTTGGTGCAACTCCCTTTTCAACCAACCCGGCTCCTGCCAGTTCAGGAACAG GGTTTGGCTTATTCTCTAACTTTGGTGGAGGTCCacccaagccacatctctttggCCTTGGGAATGTAGGCGGAGGAATGACTAACACAGGGCAAGCAGCCTCGT GTTTCCCATTTGGCACCACCACAACTCAAGCACCAAAGCCATTTCCGTTTGGAACTGCAACCAATCCCCTTGCACCGTTTGG GAAATCAACAACATTAGGAACTCAAGGAACAG ATGCtatacaacagcagcagcttcAAGCTCAACAACAGGGCATGGCAGGCCAGCCTGACCCTTCCCTAGCATTGCACCTGGCCATTTGTACACCTTCTTACTTCAATAATGAGAATGATGAGGTTTTACGAAAATGGAACCAGCTGCAAGCTTTTTGGGGAGCTGGAAAAG gcTATTATGCTCCAAATATGCCACCAGTTGAGTTTACTCCAGAAAACCCGTACTGTAGGTTCAAGGTGGTCTGCTATGCCAGGATCCCCTCCTATCACAATGAAGATGGCATTGTACAGATTGTCATTGGGAAGTCTTTGGCTGAGGTGGA ACCCTACAAACAAAACTTTGTGTCCACTTTGAGTGGAATATTTGGTAATGCTGAGGTGGTAATCAGTGAGATGTTTGCAGCTGAACTTCCGGATAGAACCAACATACGGTTATATGTCCAACAAACTCTCGGAAATG gggagaaggagagggcaaCAGCTACAGATGTGGCTCGGCATATGTCTCAACCAGCACACACTCAGACATTAAAG AACCTATTTGTCCAAGAAGTTCTTCCCTTAGTGAATCTGACAGAGGCTCAATTGAAGGAATATTTAGATACTCCTCAAAGAG GTATTGATCCAGCGCTGTGGGAACAGGGAAAGCGTGAAAATCCTGATCCTCAGAAGTTCTTCCCAGTGGTAAAAGTTGGCTTTCAGGAGTTGCAGAAGCAATTTAA CCTTCAAGAAGACCATGCCAAGAAACTGCAAGCCAGTATGAACAATATCATGGATGAAATCACACAGCTGAGACACAAACAGACCATGATGAAAGCTGCCATACAGGATGCCAAATGGAAACAAGCTAATCTAACACGTAGAGTGCTCAAG CTTGTGTCAGCACAAGAagttgagaggaagagaggggttCCCCTTGACCAGATGGAAGAACAAATCCGCATGAGGTTGGAGGACTTGTACATGCAGTTGATGCAGCCTACACAGTATAGA GGGTGCCTGAATGAGTTGATGGCTCAGATGTGTGTCAAGCCTGCAAGCTCCCAGGGTGGACCTCGCTATGGCCTGGTGGGGGACATGGAACGAGAGGTGTCCCAATACATGGCCTGGCAACATGATGCTCTCCAGGCGGTGGTAGGAGTGCTGAAGGAGGACCTGACAGtagttgatggcatgatggaggAAATACAGCGTAAACCTTAA
- the LOC123498559 gene encoding nucleoporin p54-like isoform X10 translates to MATPNFSFGGASTTGTAQTGPAFGTSSAGGGGVTSGFSFGPTSTAQPSTGFGFGTNTSVASQPRFNFVNTATTSAATPAFGATPFSTNPAPASSGTGFPFGTTTTQAPKPFPFGTATNPLAPFGKSTTLGTQGTDAIQQQQLQAQQQGMAGQPDPSLALHLAICTPSYFNNENDEVLRKWNQLQAFWGAGKGYYAPNMPPVEFTPENPYCRFKVVCYARIPSYHNEDGIVQIVIGKSLAEVEPYKQNFVSTLSGIFGNAEVVISEMFAAELPDRTNIRLYVQQTLGNGEKERATATDVARHMSQPAHTQTLKNLFVQEVLPLVNLTEAQLKEYLDTPQRGIDPALWEQGKRENPDPQKFFPVVKVGFQELQKQFNLQEDHAKKLQASMNNIMDEITQLRHKQTMMKAAIQDAKWKQANLTRRVLKLVSAQEVERKRGVPLDQMEEQIRMRLEDLYMQLMQPTQYRGCLNELMAQMCVKPASSQGGPRYGLVGDMEREVSQYMAWQHDALQAVVGVLKEDLTVVDGMMEEIQRKP, encoded by the exons CATTTGGAACCTcaagtgctggaggaggaggagtgacgagTG GCTTTTCCTTTGGACCCACAAGCACTGCCCAGCCTTCTACAG GCTTTGGGTTTGGAACTAACACGAGTGTTGCTTCTCAGCCTA GGTTCAATTTTGTAAATACTGCAACAACTTCAGCAGCTACAC ctGCTTTTGGTGCAACTCCCTTTTCAACCAACCCGGCTCCTGCCAGTTCAGGAACAG GTTTCCCATTTGGCACCACCACAACTCAAGCACCAAAGCCATTTCCGTTTGGAACTGCAACCAATCCCCTTGCACCGTTTGG GAAATCAACAACATTAGGAACTCAAGGAACAG ATGCtatacaacagcagcagcttcAAGCTCAACAACAGGGCATGGCAGGCCAGCCTGACCCTTCCCTAGCATTGCACCTGGCCATTTGTACACCTTCTTACTTCAATAATGAGAATGATGAGGTTTTACGAAAATGGAACCAGCTGCAAGCTTTTTGGGGAGCTGGAAAAG gcTATTATGCTCCAAATATGCCACCAGTTGAGTTTACTCCAGAAAACCCGTACTGTAGGTTCAAGGTGGTCTGCTATGCCAGGATCCCCTCCTATCACAATGAAGATGGCATTGTACAGATTGTCATTGGGAAGTCTTTGGCTGAGGTGGA ACCCTACAAACAAAACTTTGTGTCCACTTTGAGTGGAATATTTGGTAATGCTGAGGTGGTAATCAGTGAGATGTTTGCAGCTGAACTTCCGGATAGAACCAACATACGGTTATATGTCCAACAAACTCTCGGAAATG gggagaaggagagggcaaCAGCTACAGATGTGGCTCGGCATATGTCTCAACCAGCACACACTCAGACATTAAAG AACCTATTTGTCCAAGAAGTTCTTCCCTTAGTGAATCTGACAGAGGCTCAATTGAAGGAATATTTAGATACTCCTCAAAGAG GTATTGATCCAGCGCTGTGGGAACAGGGAAAGCGTGAAAATCCTGATCCTCAGAAGTTCTTCCCAGTGGTAAAAGTTGGCTTTCAGGAGTTGCAGAAGCAATTTAA CCTTCAAGAAGACCATGCCAAGAAACTGCAAGCCAGTATGAACAATATCATGGATGAAATCACACAGCTGAGACACAAACAGACCATGATGAAAGCTGCCATACAGGATGCCAAATGGAAACAAGCTAATCTAACACGTAGAGTGCTCAAG CTTGTGTCAGCACAAGAagttgagaggaagagaggggttCCCCTTGACCAGATGGAAGAACAAATCCGCATGAGGTTGGAGGACTTGTACATGCAGTTGATGCAGCCTACACAGTATAGA GGGTGCCTGAATGAGTTGATGGCTCAGATGTGTGTCAAGCCTGCAAGCTCCCAGGGTGGACCTCGCTATGGCCTGGTGGGGGACATGGAACGAGAGGTGTCCCAATACATGGCCTGGCAACATGATGCTCTCCAGGCGGTGGTAGGAGTGCTGAAGGAGGACCTGACAGtagttgatggcatgatggaggAAATACAGCGTAAACCTTAA
- the LOC123498559 gene encoding nucleoporin p54-like isoform X8: protein MATPNFSFGGASTTGTAQTGPAFGTSSAGGGGVTSGFSFGPTSTAQPSTGFGFGTNTSVASQPSFSFGSNTSTQSTGFNFVNTATTSAATPAFGATPFSTNPAPASSGTGFPFGTTTTQAPKPFPFGTATNPLAPFGKSTTLGTQGTDAIQQQQLQAQQQGMAGQPDPSLALHLAICTPSYFNNENDEVLRKWNQLQAFWGAGKGYYAPNMPPVEFTPENPYCRFKVVCYARIPSYHNEDGIVQIVIGKSLAEVEPYKQNFVSTLSGIFGNAEVVISEMFAAELPDRTNIRLYVQQTLGNGEKERATATDVARHMSQPAHTQTLKNLFVQEVLPLVNLTEAQLKEYLDTPQRGIDPALWEQGKRENPDPQKFFPVVKVGFQELQKQFNLQEDHAKKLQASMNNIMDEITQLRHKQTMMKAAIQDAKWKQANLTRRVLKLVSAQEVERKRGVPLDQMEEQIRMRLEDLYMQLMQPTQYRGCLNELMAQMCVKPASSQGGPRYGLVGDMEREVSQYMAWQHDALQAVVGVLKEDLTVVDGMMEEIQRKP from the exons CATTTGGAACCTcaagtgctggaggaggaggagtgacgagTG GCTTTTCCTTTGGACCCACAAGCACTGCCCAGCCTTCTACAG GCTTTGGGTTTGGAACTAACACGAGTGTTGCTTCTCAGCCTA GTTTTAGCTTTGGGAGCAACACTTCCACCCAGTCTACAG GGTTCAATTTTGTAAATACTGCAACAACTTCAGCAGCTACAC ctGCTTTTGGTGCAACTCCCTTTTCAACCAACCCGGCTCCTGCCAGTTCAGGAACAG GTTTCCCATTTGGCACCACCACAACTCAAGCACCAAAGCCATTTCCGTTTGGAACTGCAACCAATCCCCTTGCACCGTTTGG GAAATCAACAACATTAGGAACTCAAGGAACAG ATGCtatacaacagcagcagcttcAAGCTCAACAACAGGGCATGGCAGGCCAGCCTGACCCTTCCCTAGCATTGCACCTGGCCATTTGTACACCTTCTTACTTCAATAATGAGAATGATGAGGTTTTACGAAAATGGAACCAGCTGCAAGCTTTTTGGGGAGCTGGAAAAG gcTATTATGCTCCAAATATGCCACCAGTTGAGTTTACTCCAGAAAACCCGTACTGTAGGTTCAAGGTGGTCTGCTATGCCAGGATCCCCTCCTATCACAATGAAGATGGCATTGTACAGATTGTCATTGGGAAGTCTTTGGCTGAGGTGGA ACCCTACAAACAAAACTTTGTGTCCACTTTGAGTGGAATATTTGGTAATGCTGAGGTGGTAATCAGTGAGATGTTTGCAGCTGAACTTCCGGATAGAACCAACATACGGTTATATGTCCAACAAACTCTCGGAAATG gggagaaggagagggcaaCAGCTACAGATGTGGCTCGGCATATGTCTCAACCAGCACACACTCAGACATTAAAG AACCTATTTGTCCAAGAAGTTCTTCCCTTAGTGAATCTGACAGAGGCTCAATTGAAGGAATATTTAGATACTCCTCAAAGAG GTATTGATCCAGCGCTGTGGGAACAGGGAAAGCGTGAAAATCCTGATCCTCAGAAGTTCTTCCCAGTGGTAAAAGTTGGCTTTCAGGAGTTGCAGAAGCAATTTAA CCTTCAAGAAGACCATGCCAAGAAACTGCAAGCCAGTATGAACAATATCATGGATGAAATCACACAGCTGAGACACAAACAGACCATGATGAAAGCTGCCATACAGGATGCCAAATGGAAACAAGCTAATCTAACACGTAGAGTGCTCAAG CTTGTGTCAGCACAAGAagttgagaggaagagaggggttCCCCTTGACCAGATGGAAGAACAAATCCGCATGAGGTTGGAGGACTTGTACATGCAGTTGATGCAGCCTACACAGTATAGA GGGTGCCTGAATGAGTTGATGGCTCAGATGTGTGTCAAGCCTGCAAGCTCCCAGGGTGGACCTCGCTATGGCCTGGTGGGGGACATGGAACGAGAGGTGTCCCAATACATGGCCTGGCAACATGATGCTCTCCAGGCGGTGGTAGGAGTGCTGAAGGAGGACCTGACAGtagttgatggcatgatggaggAAATACAGCGTAAACCTTAA
- the LOC123498559 gene encoding nucleoporin p54-like isoform X12 translates to MATPNFSFGGASTTGTAQTGPAFGTSSAGGGGVTSGFSFGPTSTAQPSTGFNFVNTATTSAATPAFGATPFSTNPAPASSGTGFPFGTTTTQAPKPFPFGTATNPLAPFGKSTTLGTQGTDAIQQQQLQAQQQGMAGQPDPSLALHLAICTPSYFNNENDEVLRKWNQLQAFWGAGKGYYAPNMPPVEFTPENPYCRFKVVCYARIPSYHNEDGIVQIVIGKSLAEVEPYKQNFVSTLSGIFGNAEVVISEMFAAELPDRTNIRLYVQQTLGNGEKERATATDVARHMSQPAHTQTLKNLFVQEVLPLVNLTEAQLKEYLDTPQRGIDPALWEQGKRENPDPQKFFPVVKVGFQELQKQFNLQEDHAKKLQASMNNIMDEITQLRHKQTMMKAAIQDAKWKQANLTRRVLKLVSAQEVERKRGVPLDQMEEQIRMRLEDLYMQLMQPTQYRGCLNELMAQMCVKPASSQGGPRYGLVGDMEREVSQYMAWQHDALQAVVGVLKEDLTVVDGMMEEIQRKP, encoded by the exons CATTTGGAACCTcaagtgctggaggaggaggagtgacgagTG GCTTTTCCTTTGGACCCACAAGCACTGCCCAGCCTTCTACAG GGTTCAATTTTGTAAATACTGCAACAACTTCAGCAGCTACAC ctGCTTTTGGTGCAACTCCCTTTTCAACCAACCCGGCTCCTGCCAGTTCAGGAACAG GTTTCCCATTTGGCACCACCACAACTCAAGCACCAAAGCCATTTCCGTTTGGAACTGCAACCAATCCCCTTGCACCGTTTGG GAAATCAACAACATTAGGAACTCAAGGAACAG ATGCtatacaacagcagcagcttcAAGCTCAACAACAGGGCATGGCAGGCCAGCCTGACCCTTCCCTAGCATTGCACCTGGCCATTTGTACACCTTCTTACTTCAATAATGAGAATGATGAGGTTTTACGAAAATGGAACCAGCTGCAAGCTTTTTGGGGAGCTGGAAAAG gcTATTATGCTCCAAATATGCCACCAGTTGAGTTTACTCCAGAAAACCCGTACTGTAGGTTCAAGGTGGTCTGCTATGCCAGGATCCCCTCCTATCACAATGAAGATGGCATTGTACAGATTGTCATTGGGAAGTCTTTGGCTGAGGTGGA ACCCTACAAACAAAACTTTGTGTCCACTTTGAGTGGAATATTTGGTAATGCTGAGGTGGTAATCAGTGAGATGTTTGCAGCTGAACTTCCGGATAGAACCAACATACGGTTATATGTCCAACAAACTCTCGGAAATG gggagaaggagagggcaaCAGCTACAGATGTGGCTCGGCATATGTCTCAACCAGCACACACTCAGACATTAAAG AACCTATTTGTCCAAGAAGTTCTTCCCTTAGTGAATCTGACAGAGGCTCAATTGAAGGAATATTTAGATACTCCTCAAAGAG GTATTGATCCAGCGCTGTGGGAACAGGGAAAGCGTGAAAATCCTGATCCTCAGAAGTTCTTCCCAGTGGTAAAAGTTGGCTTTCAGGAGTTGCAGAAGCAATTTAA CCTTCAAGAAGACCATGCCAAGAAACTGCAAGCCAGTATGAACAATATCATGGATGAAATCACACAGCTGAGACACAAACAGACCATGATGAAAGCTGCCATACAGGATGCCAAATGGAAACAAGCTAATCTAACACGTAGAGTGCTCAAG CTTGTGTCAGCACAAGAagttgagaggaagagaggggttCCCCTTGACCAGATGGAAGAACAAATCCGCATGAGGTTGGAGGACTTGTACATGCAGTTGATGCAGCCTACACAGTATAGA GGGTGCCTGAATGAGTTGATGGCTCAGATGTGTGTCAAGCCTGCAAGCTCCCAGGGTGGACCTCGCTATGGCCTGGTGGGGGACATGGAACGAGAGGTGTCCCAATACATGGCCTGGCAACATGATGCTCTCCAGGCGGTGGTAGGAGTGCTGAAGGAGGACCTGACAGtagttgatggcatgatggaggAAATACAGCGTAAACCTTAA
- the LOC123498559 gene encoding nucleoporin p54-like isoform X4, whose product MATPNFSFGGASTTGTAQTGPAFGTSSAGGGGVTSGFSFGPTSTAQPSTGFSFGSNTSTQSTGFNFVNTATTSAATPAFGATPFSTNPAPASSGTGFGLFSNFGGGPPKPHLFGLGNVGGGMTNTGQAASCFPFGTTTTQAPKPFPFGTATNPLAPFGKSTTLGTQGTDAIQQQQLQAQQQGMAGQPDPSLALHLAICTPSYFNNENDEVLRKWNQLQAFWGAGKGYYAPNMPPVEFTPENPYCRFKVVCYARIPSYHNEDGIVQIVIGKSLAEVEPYKQNFVSTLSGIFGNAEVVISEMFAAELPDRTNIRLYVQQTLGNGEKERATATDVARHMSQPAHTQTLKNLFVQEVLPLVNLTEAQLKEYLDTPQRGIDPALWEQGKRENPDPQKFFPVVKVGFQELQKQFNLQEDHAKKLQASMNNIMDEITQLRHKQTMMKAAIQDAKWKQANLTRRVLKLVSAQEVERKRGVPLDQMEEQIRMRLEDLYMQLMQPTQYRGCLNELMAQMCVKPASSQGGPRYGLVGDMEREVSQYMAWQHDALQAVVGVLKEDLTVVDGMMEEIQRKP is encoded by the exons CATTTGGAACCTcaagtgctggaggaggaggagtgacgagTG GCTTTTCCTTTGGACCCACAAGCACTGCCCAGCCTTCTACAG GTTTTAGCTTTGGGAGCAACACTTCCACCCAGTCTACAG GGTTCAATTTTGTAAATACTGCAACAACTTCAGCAGCTACAC ctGCTTTTGGTGCAACTCCCTTTTCAACCAACCCGGCTCCTGCCAGTTCAGGAACAG GGTTTGGCTTATTCTCTAACTTTGGTGGAGGTCCacccaagccacatctctttggCCTTGGGAATGTAGGCGGAGGAATGACTAACACAGGGCAAGCAGCCTCGT GTTTCCCATTTGGCACCACCACAACTCAAGCACCAAAGCCATTTCCGTTTGGAACTGCAACCAATCCCCTTGCACCGTTTGG GAAATCAACAACATTAGGAACTCAAGGAACAG ATGCtatacaacagcagcagcttcAAGCTCAACAACAGGGCATGGCAGGCCAGCCTGACCCTTCCCTAGCATTGCACCTGGCCATTTGTACACCTTCTTACTTCAATAATGAGAATGATGAGGTTTTACGAAAATGGAACCAGCTGCAAGCTTTTTGGGGAGCTGGAAAAG gcTATTATGCTCCAAATATGCCACCAGTTGAGTTTACTCCAGAAAACCCGTACTGTAGGTTCAAGGTGGTCTGCTATGCCAGGATCCCCTCCTATCACAATGAAGATGGCATTGTACAGATTGTCATTGGGAAGTCTTTGGCTGAGGTGGA ACCCTACAAACAAAACTTTGTGTCCACTTTGAGTGGAATATTTGGTAATGCTGAGGTGGTAATCAGTGAGATGTTTGCAGCTGAACTTCCGGATAGAACCAACATACGGTTATATGTCCAACAAACTCTCGGAAATG gggagaaggagagggcaaCAGCTACAGATGTGGCTCGGCATATGTCTCAACCAGCACACACTCAGACATTAAAG AACCTATTTGTCCAAGAAGTTCTTCCCTTAGTGAATCTGACAGAGGCTCAATTGAAGGAATATTTAGATACTCCTCAAAGAG GTATTGATCCAGCGCTGTGGGAACAGGGAAAGCGTGAAAATCCTGATCCTCAGAAGTTCTTCCCAGTGGTAAAAGTTGGCTTTCAGGAGTTGCAGAAGCAATTTAA CCTTCAAGAAGACCATGCCAAGAAACTGCAAGCCAGTATGAACAATATCATGGATGAAATCACACAGCTGAGACACAAACAGACCATGATGAAAGCTGCCATACAGGATGCCAAATGGAAACAAGCTAATCTAACACGTAGAGTGCTCAAG CTTGTGTCAGCACAAGAagttgagaggaagagaggggttCCCCTTGACCAGATGGAAGAACAAATCCGCATGAGGTTGGAGGACTTGTACATGCAGTTGATGCAGCCTACACAGTATAGA GGGTGCCTGAATGAGTTGATGGCTCAGATGTGTGTCAAGCCTGCAAGCTCCCAGGGTGGACCTCGCTATGGCCTGGTGGGGGACATGGAACGAGAGGTGTCCCAATACATGGCCTGGCAACATGATGCTCTCCAGGCGGTGGTAGGAGTGCTGAAGGAGGACCTGACAGtagttgatggcatgatggaggAAATACAGCGTAAACCTTAA